A DNA window from Engystomops pustulosus chromosome 6, aEngPut4.maternal, whole genome shotgun sequence contains the following coding sequences:
- the LOC140065577 gene encoding FXYD domain-containing ion transport regulator 6-like: protein MSCKGVRGCLLLLAALLSTGRAEQRDRFHYDYWTLRMGGLTFAGIMLTIGIIVLLMDFNLFQKMKEKCKVTSEA, encoded by the exons ATGTCCTGCAAG GGGGTCCGGGGCTGCCTGCTGCTCCTCGCTGCTCTTCTGTCTACAG gacgtGCAGAGCAGCGCGATCGCTTCCACTATG ATTACTGGACGCTCCGGATGGGAGGTCTGACCTTCGCCGGGATCATGTTGACCATAGGGATTATTGTCCTGCTGA tGGATTTTAACTTATTTCAGAAGatgaaagaaaaatgtaaa GTGACGAGTGAGGCCTGA